One genomic window of Myxococcales bacterium includes the following:
- a CDS encoding sigma 54-interacting transcriptional regulator — MPIETRAAGRAGGVPAGLCAFVLSGAHKGTLRPVGGRLTIGKAPDNDLVLSDDTVSRHHCELVRSPDGLHVRDLGSTNGTRIDGTRVREATLPPGGVLKIGEVEVAFRPSTHRVEVLPSERHEFGKALGQSLAMRTIFGVLERIAPTEATVLLEGETGTGKDLLARAVWQASPRANKPFIVVDCGAVTYSLLESELFGHERGAFTGAVAARQGAFELADGGTVFLDEIGELPLDVQPKLLRVLETREFRRVGGNRTLPTNVRILAATKRDLRREVQAGKFREDLYFRLAVVPVTVPPLRERREDIPALVHHMLRAAGGRQRVSPETLASLEAHDWPGNIRELRNVLDRAAYMAQAAGSDEISFVTLPSGERAPATLQFDAERSYRDTRAKHDAEFERAYVRWLLGRHQGNVSAAAREAKMDRKHLHDLARKHGLRGGEVDE; from the coding sequence GTGCCGATCGAGACCCGCGCCGCGGGGCGCGCAGGGGGCGTGCCGGCGGGGCTCTGCGCGTTCGTGCTCTCGGGCGCCCACAAGGGCACCCTGCGCCCCGTGGGCGGCCGGCTCACGATCGGCAAGGCGCCGGACAACGATCTCGTGCTCTCGGACGACACGGTGTCGCGCCACCACTGCGAGCTGGTTCGCTCCCCCGACGGCCTCCACGTGCGCGATCTCGGGTCGACGAACGGCACCAGGATCGACGGCACACGCGTCCGCGAGGCCACCCTGCCGCCCGGCGGGGTGCTCAAGATCGGCGAGGTCGAGGTCGCGTTCCGACCGTCCACCCACCGCGTGGAGGTCCTGCCCAGCGAGCGCCACGAGTTTGGGAAGGCCCTCGGCCAGAGCCTGGCCATGCGCACGATTTTCGGCGTCCTCGAGCGGATCGCGCCCACCGAGGCCACCGTGCTGCTCGAGGGCGAGACCGGCACCGGCAAAGATCTCCTCGCGCGGGCCGTGTGGCAAGCGAGCCCCCGCGCCAACAAGCCCTTCATCGTGGTCGACTGCGGCGCCGTGACCTACTCGCTCCTGGAGAGCGAGCTCTTTGGTCACGAGCGCGGGGCCTTCACCGGCGCCGTGGCCGCCCGACAGGGCGCCTTCGAGCTGGCCGACGGCGGCACGGTGTTCCTCGACGAGATCGGCGAGCTGCCGCTCGACGTGCAGCCGAAGCTCCTCCGCGTGCTCGAGACTCGTGAGTTCCGGCGCGTGGGTGGCAACCGCACGCTCCCCACGAACGTGCGGATCCTCGCCGCCACCAAGCGTGATCTGCGACGTGAGGTTCAGGCAGGTAAGTTCCGAGAAGATCTGTACTTTCGACTCGCGGTCGTCCCCGTGACGGTGCCCCCCCTGCGGGAGCGCCGCGAGGACATCCCCGCGCTCGTGCACCACATGTTGCGGGCCGCCGGCGGCCGCCAACGCGTCTCCCCCGAGACGCTCGCGTCGCTCGAGGCCCACGACTGGCCGGGGAACATCCGAGAGCTCCGCAACGTGCTCGACCGCGCCGCCTACATGGCGCAGGCCGCGGGGTCCGACGAGATAAGCTTCGTGACCCTCCCCTCGGGCGAGCGCGCCCCCGCCACCCTCCAGTTCGACGCCGAGCGCAGCTACCGCGACACTCGCGCGAAGCACGACGCGGAGTTCGAGCGCGCGTACGTGCGGTGGCTCCTCGGCCGGCACCAAGGGAACGTGAGCGCGGCCGCCCGCGAGGCGAAGATGGATCGCAAGCACCTCCACGATCTCGCGAGGAAACACGGCCTGCGGGGCGGCGAAGTGGACGAGTGA
- a CDS encoding serine/threonine protein kinase, producing the protein MQLEEGKILAGRYRLVKLLGEGGMGAVWEALHLVTLKPVALKYLKPRGHGGADESGAQRFLLEARAASAVRHPNVVKIHDVLALEGALFMVMDLLEGESLEGLLGREPRLSLRRTSEVLAPVVSAVRAAHAVGIVHRDLKPANIFLSRARGDAPELVQVLDFGIAKVLSTDGTPKPLDGKLTATGAVLGTPYYMAPEQAWGEAVDTRADIWALGIVLYECLAGRRPFEADNMGQLLKAIANQAYVPLAQCDPALPPALTSLVAAMIQTDRRERLGDLAPLSAELARHVGGRESVRVTVAHVSGPPGPPVDPLSATTGSDAADAGSAGAKTDATGPGEATPAAQTLVRPPPDDSVRSAPLDGLDTSTPLAGATVPPPPRRSAWPLVATAAVVAAGGVAFAGAWRHAASAPPSAPLAASAPVARPSASAPVPAPAPPAVASASPSAVGTAIPPAAPSHAGTHAGPHAGTAPHPSAPAAKPSAAPQAASSGAGGLHVPPPF; encoded by the coding sequence ATGCAGCTCGAAGAGGGAAAGATCCTTGCGGGCCGCTATCGACTCGTGAAGCTCCTCGGTGAGGGCGGCATGGGCGCGGTCTGGGAGGCCCTGCACCTCGTCACGCTGAAGCCGGTCGCGCTGAAGTACCTGAAGCCGCGCGGGCACGGCGGCGCGGACGAGAGCGGGGCACAACGCTTCCTCCTCGAGGCGCGCGCCGCCAGCGCCGTGCGTCACCCGAACGTGGTGAAGATTCACGACGTCCTGGCCCTCGAAGGCGCCCTCTTCATGGTCATGGATCTGCTCGAGGGCGAGTCGCTCGAGGGGCTCCTCGGGCGCGAGCCGAGGCTGTCCCTGCGGCGCACGAGCGAGGTGCTCGCCCCGGTGGTGAGCGCCGTGCGCGCCGCGCACGCCGTCGGGATCGTGCACCGCGATCTCAAGCCAGCGAACATCTTCCTCTCCCGCGCTCGAGGCGACGCCCCGGAGCTCGTGCAGGTCCTCGACTTCGGCATAGCGAAGGTGCTGTCCACCGACGGCACCCCAAAGCCGCTCGACGGGAAGCTCACGGCGACCGGCGCCGTGCTCGGGACGCCCTATTACATGGCGCCCGAACAGGCCTGGGGCGAGGCGGTCGACACGCGGGCCGACATCTGGGCCCTCGGGATCGTCCTCTACGAGTGCCTCGCCGGGCGGCGCCCGTTCGAGGCCGACAACATGGGCCAGCTGCTCAAGGCCATCGCGAACCAAGCGTACGTCCCGCTCGCCCAGTGCGATCCCGCGCTGCCCCCGGCGCTCACGTCGCTCGTCGCGGCGATGATCCAGACCGACCGCCGCGAGCGCTTAGGCGACCTCGCGCCGCTGTCGGCCGAGCTCGCGCGCCACGTCGGGGGGCGCGAGTCGGTGCGCGTCACCGTAGCCCACGTGTCGGGCCCCCCCGGTCCTCCGGTCGATCCGCTCAGCGCCACGACGGGGTCCGACGCCGCCGACGCCGGCTCCGCAGGTGCCAAGACCGACGCCACCGGCCCCGGCGAAGCGACGCCCGCGGCGCAGACCTTGGTGAGACCGCCGCCCGACGACTCGGTCCGGTCGGCACCGCTCGACGGGCTCGACACCTCGACGCCGCTCGCCGGTGCGACGGTGCCCCCGCCCCCGCGGCGCTCCGCCTGGCCGCTCGTGGCCACGGCCGCGGTCGTGGCGGCCGGAGGGGTCGCCTTCGCGGGCGCGTGGCGACACGCAGCCTCGGCGCCGCCCTCAGCGCCGCTGGCGGCGAGCGCACCGGTTGCGAGGCCCTCCGCGAGCGCGCCGGTCCCGGCCCCTGCGCCGCCCGCCGTCGCGTCTGCGTCACCGTCCGCCGTGGGGACCGCGATCCCGCCGGCGGCCCCGTCCCACGCAGGAACGCACGCGGGACCTCACGCAGGTACGGCACCCCACCCGTCAGCGCCGGCCGCGAAGCCCTCGGCCGCTCCGCAAGCCGCGAGCTCAGGCGCCGGCGGCCTCCACGTGCCTCCCCCCTTCTGA
- the gmk gene encoding guanylate kinase encodes MGASSRRTMATADDFLLLILCSPSGAGKTTLTRMLEAKFPELVFSVSHTTRAPRSTEQGGRDYHFVDRAAFEGLVEQDAFMEWAEVHGNLYGTSRAEIDRARATPGCRGMIFDIDYQGARQIRARAPDVAAVFILPPSLDELLRRLRGRASEPEEVVQRRFRVAEGEIEHYGLFDYLVVNDDLARAFEELSGVILAERAQRRRRAPLAESLLRRGAIAR; translated from the coding sequence ATGGGTGCATCATCGCGACGAACGATGGCGACCGCCGACGACTTCCTGCTCCTCATTTTGTGCTCTCCGAGCGGCGCCGGCAAGACCACGCTGACGCGCATGCTGGAGGCGAAATTCCCGGAGCTCGTCTTCAGCGTGTCCCACACCACGCGGGCGCCGAGGTCCACCGAGCAGGGCGGCCGCGACTACCACTTCGTGGACCGGGCCGCGTTCGAGGGCCTCGTCGAGCAGGACGCCTTCATGGAGTGGGCCGAGGTCCACGGGAACCTCTACGGCACCTCCCGCGCCGAGATCGACCGCGCGCGGGCCACGCCCGGCTGCCGCGGCATGATCTTCGACATCGACTACCAGGGAGCGCGGCAAATCCGCGCGCGCGCCCCGGACGTGGCGGCCGTGTTCATCCTCCCGCCGTCCCTCGACGAGCTGCTCCGCCGCCTTCGCGGCCGGGCGAGCGAGCCGGAGGAGGTCGTGCAGCGGCGCTTCCGGGTGGCCGAGGGCGAGATTGAGCACTACGGCCTCTTCGACTACCTCGTCGTGAACGACGACCTCGCGCGCGCGTTCGAGGAGCTCTCGGGGGTCATCCTCGCGGAGCGCGCGCAGCGCCGACGCCGCGCCCCCCTCGCCGAGTCGCTGCTCCGCAGGGGCGCGATCGCGCGCTGA
- a CDS encoding PEGA domain-containing protein produces MRYVWIGVLCGLALTSPARAADPEDANVTEARALYEKGSVLGQQSRWADALAAFERSFKLRPHAATIYNVAQCFRATGQYARARATFTEALRWSSDHGDELPESLVVASKGHIAEIERLLSRVDITLAPVDATLAVDGAPLVADGPGWVAGVAPPGVPAKAPGERFTVALDPGTRVFTVARKGFQDVVVRETFAPGAQTKLSLQLDRLPALLHISANRPGALATVNDVDVGPVPLTLRRSAGTYRVRVSANGFVAYETEATVRAGEELDLRAALEIEKTPLTKQWWFWAATGAVVTGVAVTTYAVTRPDPERQALNGGGLGWTVPVR; encoded by the coding sequence ATGCGCTATGTTTGGATCGGGGTGCTCTGCGGGCTCGCGCTCACGTCCCCGGCGCGCGCCGCAGACCCCGAGGACGCGAACGTCACCGAGGCGCGCGCCTTGTACGAGAAGGGCAGCGTGCTCGGCCAGCAGTCGCGCTGGGCGGACGCGCTCGCCGCGTTCGAGCGCTCGTTCAAGCTACGGCCGCACGCGGCGACGATCTACAACGTGGCGCAGTGCTTCAGGGCGACCGGGCAGTACGCGCGGGCGCGGGCCACGTTCACGGAGGCGCTCCGCTGGAGCTCCGACCACGGCGACGAGCTGCCGGAGAGCCTCGTCGTCGCCTCCAAGGGCCACATCGCGGAGATCGAGCGGCTCCTGTCCCGCGTCGACATCACGCTCGCGCCCGTCGACGCGACGCTCGCCGTCGACGGGGCGCCGCTCGTGGCCGACGGGCCGGGCTGGGTCGCGGGGGTCGCGCCGCCTGGCGTCCCCGCAAAGGCCCCTGGCGAGCGCTTCACTGTGGCGCTCGATCCGGGCACGCGGGTCTTCACCGTGGCGCGAAAGGGCTTCCAAGACGTCGTCGTGCGCGAGACCTTCGCGCCCGGAGCGCAGACCAAGCTCTCGCTCCAGCTCGACCGGCTGCCCGCGCTCCTGCACATCTCGGCGAACCGCCCAGGCGCGCTGGCCACCGTGAACGACGTCGACGTTGGCCCCGTGCCCCTGACGTTGCGCCGCTCCGCGGGGACCTACCGAGTTCGGGTGAGCGCCAACGGGTTCGTCGCCTACGAGACCGAGGCCACGGTCCGCGCCGGCGAAGAGCTCGATCTGCGCGCGGCGCTCGAGATCGAGAAGACGCCGCTCACGAAGCAGTGGTGGTTCTGGGCCGCAACAGGCGCCGTGGTGACGGGCGTCGCCGTCACCACGTACGCCGTGACGCGACCCGACCCTGAGCGCCAGGCCCTCAACGGTGGAGGCCTCGGATGGACCGTCCCGGTCAGGTGA
- a CDS encoding VOC family protein, producing the protein MRFLHTMLRVRDLDQALAFFVGALGLREVRRTERPEGRFTLVFLAAEGDAGGEIELTYNWDETEGYPTGRFFGHLAYEVEDIYAACARLQAAGVVVNRPPRDGRMAFVKSPDGHSIELIQRGGALPPAEPWLSMSNTGAW; encoded by the coding sequence ATGCGCTTCCTCCACACCATGCTTCGCGTGCGCGATCTCGACCAAGCCCTGGCGTTCTTCGTAGGGGCGCTGGGCCTCCGCGAGGTGCGCCGGACCGAGCGCCCCGAGGGCCGCTTTACCCTCGTCTTCCTCGCCGCCGAGGGCGACGCGGGCGGGGAAATCGAGCTGACCTACAACTGGGACGAGACCGAGGGTTACCCCACGGGCCGCTTCTTCGGTCACCTCGCGTACGAGGTCGAGGACATCTACGCCGCGTGCGCGCGCCTCCAGGCCGCGGGCGTGGTCGTGAACCGGCCACCGCGCGACGGGCGCATGGCGTTCGTGAAGTCGCCGGATGGCCACTCGATCGAGCTCATCCAGCGCGGTGGGGCGCTGCCGCCCGCCGAGCCGTGGCTCTCGATGTCGAACACCGGCGCCTGGTGA
- the panB gene encoding 3-methyl-2-oxobutanoate hydroxymethyltransferase: MYANSAGSSSRVVKVTVPALRARKGDGPKISMVTAYDFTMATLVDEAGVDMVLVGDSLGMVVQGLSNTLPVSLDEMAYHCRAVSRGLRRAHLVGDLPFMSYQVSPSQAVESAGKLMKDGMCESVKLEGGEEVAEHVRRIVRAGIPVVGHIGLTPQSVHALGGFKVQGRAEGAADKLLRDARALEEAGVFALVLEAIPPDLAELVTAAVSVPTIGIGAGRGCDGQVLVCTDLLGLVRGHRPKFAKQFAQLGDAAVSAFETYVADVQSGAFPGPEQTYKPLGLAESRPYLANLASEDEAPALDAPLALDLWH; this comes from the coding sequence ATGTACGCAAATTCCGCTGGCTCCTCGAGCCGCGTCGTGAAGGTGACCGTCCCCGCGCTCCGCGCGCGCAAGGGCGACGGCCCAAAAATCTCGATGGTGACCGCCTACGACTTCACGATGGCGACGCTCGTCGATGAGGCCGGGGTCGACATGGTGCTGGTCGGCGACTCCCTGGGCATGGTCGTCCAAGGGCTCTCGAACACGCTCCCCGTGAGCCTCGACGAGATGGCCTACCACTGCCGCGCGGTCTCGCGTGGGCTGCGCCGCGCGCACCTCGTGGGCGACTTGCCCTTCATGAGCTACCAAGTGTCGCCGTCGCAGGCCGTCGAGAGCGCGGGCAAGCTCATGAAAGACGGTATGTGCGAGAGCGTGAAGCTCGAGGGGGGCGAAGAGGTGGCCGAGCACGTGCGCCGCATCGTGCGCGCGGGCATCCCGGTCGTGGGCCACATCGGCCTTACGCCTCAGAGCGTCCACGCGCTCGGCGGCTTCAAGGTGCAGGGCCGAGCCGAGGGTGCCGCCGACAAGCTGCTCCGCGACGCCCGCGCGCTCGAGGAGGCGGGCGTGTTCGCGCTCGTGCTCGAGGCCATCCCGCCCGATCTTGCCGAGCTCGTGACGGCCGCCGTCAGCGTGCCGACGATCGGCATCGGCGCGGGGCGAGGGTGCGACGGGCAGGTGCTCGTCTGCACCGATTTGCTCGGCCTGGTGCGCGGTCATCGTCCGAAGTTTGCAAAACAATTCGCGCAGTTGGGTGATGCCGCGGTCAGCGCTTTCGAGACCTATGTCGCCGACGTGCAGTCGGGCGCGTTCCCAGGGCCGGAGCAGACCTACAAGCCGCTCGGGCTGGCGGAGTCGCGGCCGTACCTGGCGAACCTGGCGAGCGAGGACGAGGCGCCCGCCCTCGACGCCCCGCTGGCGCTCGACCTCTGGCACTGA
- a CDS encoding TIGR04552 family protein produces the protein MSGLKRLEEFTLADLEAVRLILRGDSVIDWHRLNFVAGEADEFLASQEFQAANPADRARMRNLRAEAIGYLRRHLDYPIPKPVENASVEELFALAVGKGHRQICACSILKCMHIIHHLDSRELLFLLPISDQDVFHLVEEKVYRVIGGMLAGGFPITELVGGRKNKDSLYTKLLSKQETIAAQIFDKLRFRIVVRDREDIFPVLQYLTKKLFPFNYVIPGQSINSIFHFKKYCSQSPHLGPMLPEMQAGRDEEYTPSDNVFSATNYRVIHTVVDLPVRVPARVLEHAPPAAADLGPVIFVVCEFQVIDRATEASNELGEASHAKYKERQKKAVMRRLQLGMREMKLAGRRKPPRA, from the coding sequence ATGTCTGGGCTGAAGCGCCTCGAGGAGTTCACCCTCGCCGACTTGGAGGCCGTGAGGCTCATCCTGCGCGGCGACTCGGTGATCGACTGGCACCGGCTGAATTTCGTGGCCGGAGAGGCCGACGAGTTCCTCGCCTCGCAGGAGTTCCAGGCAGCCAACCCCGCCGACCGCGCGCGCATGCGGAACCTCCGCGCCGAGGCCATCGGCTACCTGCGCCGGCACCTCGACTACCCGATCCCGAAGCCCGTCGAGAACGCCTCGGTGGAAGAGCTCTTCGCGCTCGCCGTGGGCAAAGGGCACAGGCAGATCTGCGCATGCTCGATCCTGAAGTGCATGCACATCATCCACCACCTCGACAGCCGGGAGCTCTTGTTCCTGCTGCCGATCTCCGACCAGGACGTGTTCCACCTGGTCGAGGAGAAGGTCTACCGGGTGATAGGCGGCATGCTCGCGGGCGGCTTCCCCATCACCGAGCTCGTGGGCGGTCGCAAGAACAAGGACTCGCTCTATACGAAGCTGCTGTCGAAGCAGGAGACCATCGCGGCGCAGATCTTCGACAAGCTGCGTTTTCGCATCGTGGTGCGCGACCGGGAGGACATCTTCCCGGTGCTGCAGTACCTCACGAAGAAGCTATTCCCTTTCAATTACGTGATCCCCGGGCAGAGCATCAACTCCATCTTCCACTTCAAGAAGTACTGCTCGCAGAGCCCGCACCTCGGCCCGATGCTCCCGGAAATGCAGGCCGGCCGCGACGAGGAGTACACGCCCAGCGACAACGTGTTCTCGGCGACCAACTACCGAGTCATCCACACGGTGGTCGACTTGCCCGTCCGAGTGCCCGCCCGCGTGCTGGAGCACGCGCCGCCCGCCGCCGCCGACCTCGGGCCGGTCATCTTCGTGGTCTGCGAGTTCCAGGTCATCGACCGGGCGACCGAGGCCTCGAACGAGCTCGGCGAGGCCTCCCACGCGAAGTACAAGGAACGCCAGAAGAAGGCCGTGATGCGCCGCCTCCAGCTCGGGATGCGCGAGATGAAGCTCGCCGGTCGCCGGAAGCCGCCGCGCGCCTGA
- a CDS encoding aminopeptidase P N-terminal domain-containing protein, whose translation MRHVYAERRERFARAMADKEPASVAVFPAAPVYIRNNDVEHDYRQDSDVHFLSGFTEPDSVLVLSTLEGGGVKTTLFVRPRDPEREQWDGPRAGLDGALATFGADQSFPIAELATELPKLLEDRARLYYRPGKDRAFDDRVFAALDRARARAKLGHGYPTEIVDPGTIVHEMRLLKDASSLDAMRRAAEITAIAHAKAMAAARPGMYEFEIEAVLLDTFRRHGSERPAYGSIVGSGPNATVLHHRSNDRLMADGDLLLLDAGCEYAYFASDVTRTFPVSGRFSEPQRKLYDLVLEAQIAGIAAARPGSTLDAIHAACVEVLARGLIELGLLQGTVAEVIETASYKRFYMHKTSHWLGMDVHDVGRYHIARAPRALEPGMVLTVEPGLYVGADDATVDAQWRGIGIRIADDILVTAAEPENLTRAIPKTVAEVEAAAARASS comes from the coding sequence ATGCGACACGTCTACGCCGAGCGCCGCGAGCGCTTCGCGCGCGCCATGGCCGACAAGGAACCCGCGAGCGTGGCGGTGTTCCCCGCCGCGCCGGTCTACATCCGAAACAACGACGTCGAGCACGACTACCGTCAGGACTCCGACGTGCACTTCCTCTCCGGGTTTACTGAGCCCGACAGCGTGCTCGTGCTCTCCACGCTCGAGGGCGGCGGCGTGAAGACCACGCTCTTCGTGCGCCCTCGCGATCCCGAGCGCGAGCAGTGGGATGGCCCGCGCGCGGGTCTCGACGGGGCGCTCGCGACCTTTGGAGCCGACCAGAGCTTCCCCATCGCGGAGCTCGCGACCGAGCTGCCCAAGCTGCTCGAGGACCGCGCGCGGCTCTACTACCGCCCCGGGAAGGACCGCGCGTTCGACGACCGAGTCTTCGCGGCCCTCGACCGGGCGCGAGCGCGCGCGAAGCTCGGTCACGGCTACCCCACCGAGATCGTGGACCCTGGCACGATCGTTCACGAAATGCGCCTCCTCAAGGACGCCTCGAGCCTCGACGCCATGCGCCGCGCCGCGGAGATCACCGCGATCGCGCACGCCAAGGCGATGGCCGCAGCGCGCCCGGGGATGTACGAGTTCGAGATCGAGGCGGTGCTCCTCGACACGTTTCGGCGCCACGGATCCGAGCGCCCGGCCTACGGCAGCATCGTCGGGTCGGGTCCGAACGCGACCGTGCTCCACCACCGGTCGAACGACCGACTCATGGCGGACGGCGACCTGCTCCTGCTCGACGCGGGGTGCGAGTACGCGTACTTCGCGAGCGACGTCACCCGCACCTTCCCCGTCTCGGGGCGCTTCAGCGAGCCGCAGCGCAAGCTCTACGACCTCGTGCTCGAGGCCCAGATCGCCGGCATCGCGGCGGCGCGACCGGGCAGCACGCTCGACGCGATCCACGCGGCGTGCGTGGAGGTCCTCGCGCGGGGGCTGATCGAGCTCGGGCTGCTGCAAGGGACGGTCGCCGAGGTGATCGAGACGGCCAGCTACAAGCGCTTCTACATGCACAAGACCAGCCATTGGCTGGGGATGGACGTGCACGACGTCGGGCGTTACCACATTGCCCGAGCCCCGCGGGCGCTCGAGCCCGGCATGGTGCTGACCGTCGAGCCGGGGCTCTACGTGGGCGCGGACGACGCCACGGTCGACGCCCAGTGGCGGGGCATCGGCATCCGCATCGCAGACGACATCCTCGTGACGGCGGCCGAGCCCGAGAACCTCACTCGCGCCATCCCGAAGACCGTCGCCGAGGTGGAGGCCGCGGCCGCCCGCGCCTCTTCTTGA
- a CDS encoding DUF507 family protein, whose product MRLFASKALPIAQECVRALVKSESIEAAAPSEVIADVEAVLKSYVDAEREVGQKTRDLLERTGRGASEFTRVRAQLAETMGIKVGDEMLDYLLDQVVQSFHHSNHVDEIFAEDVELRRQMVPFFKKHMAHDAELDAEVRLQLRHLKEGTSTWDVEYARVMEGVRRKRGG is encoded by the coding sequence ATGCGCCTCTTCGCTTCGAAGGCCCTCCCCATCGCCCAGGAGTGCGTCCGCGCGCTCGTCAAGAGCGAGAGCATCGAGGCGGCCGCGCCGTCCGAGGTCATCGCCGACGTGGAGGCGGTGCTGAAGTCGTACGTCGACGCCGAGCGCGAGGTGGGCCAAAAGACCCGTGATTTGCTCGAGCGCACGGGCCGCGGCGCGAGCGAGTTCACCCGAGTGCGGGCCCAGCTCGCCGAGACCATGGGCATAAAAGTGGGCGACGAAATGCTCGACTACCTGCTCGATCAGGTCGTCCAGTCGTTCCACCACTCGAACCACGTCGACGAGATCTTCGCCGAGGACGTGGAGCTGCGCCGCCAGATGGTCCCCTTCTTCAAGAAGCACATGGCCCACGACGCCGAGCTCGACGCCGAGGTGCGCCTGCAGCTCCGCCACCTGAAAGAGGGCACCAGCACCTGGGACGTGGAATACGCCCGGGTAATGGAAGGCGTCCGCCGCAAGCGCGGCGGCTGA
- a CDS encoding cytochrome c codes for MATSSSTIPRVVFAALVAVAAAACDRAPSSSGLPEWTPADHDPSGATPKPGQKAAAPRAAQDEASHLADLTWGAQCAQCHGPEGRGDGPSGPMVKAPDLTRADWQARVKDEDVAATIRNGRGQMPKFDLSDAVIGGLVKRIRKSRVP; via the coding sequence ATCGCCACGTCGTCGTCGACGATCCCGCGCGTCGTGTTCGCCGCGCTCGTCGCGGTCGCCGCCGCCGCCTGCGACCGCGCCCCCTCCTCCAGCGGGCTCCCAGAGTGGACCCCCGCGGACCACGATCCGTCGGGCGCCACGCCCAAGCCCGGGCAGAAGGCCGCGGCGCCGCGCGCCGCGCAGGACGAGGCGTCGCACCTGGCGGACCTGACCTGGGGCGCGCAGTGCGCGCAGTGCCACGGGCCCGAGGGCCGCGGCGACGGCCCTTCCGGGCCGATGGTCAAGGCGCCTGACCTCACGCGGGCGGATTGGCAGGCGCGGGTGAAGGACGAGGATGTGGCCGCGACGATCCGCAACGGCCGCGGGCAGATGCCCAAGTTCGACCTGAGCGACGCGGTGATCGGTGGTCTCGTCAAGCGCATCCGGAAGAGCCGTGTCCCCTGA
- a CDS encoding sugar kinase: MPTGSFKNVVGGAATYSSLAASFYSPVRIVGVVGDDFGDDTLADLRSRGVSTEGVERAKGKTFRWHGRYADDLMSRTTLDTQLNVFADFQPKIPPSYKGTPFVLLGNIHPALQSSVLDQVDRPKLVAADTMNFWIHGEPAALGALLKRIDLLIINDEEARDLSGISNILKAAADIRKRGPSRLIIKRGEHGALLFDEAGVFFAPAYPLETVLDPTGAGDSFAGGLMGSLASDGEVTPVGLRRAMYFASAMGSFCVEDIGSARLHRLTRAELEDRVEGFRRMVDFGGSLSLPAPAAQSGS; encoded by the coding sequence ATGCCCACCGGCTCGTTCAAGAACGTCGTGGGCGGAGCGGCCACCTATTCGTCCCTCGCCGCGTCGTTCTACTCGCCGGTCCGCATCGTCGGCGTGGTCGGCGACGACTTCGGCGACGACACCCTCGCGGATCTCCGCAGCCGCGGCGTCAGCACCGAGGGCGTCGAGCGGGCCAAGGGCAAGACGTTCCGCTGGCACGGCCGCTACGCGGACGACCTCATGAGCCGGACCACGCTCGACACGCAGCTCAACGTGTTCGCCGATTTCCAGCCGAAGATCCCCCCCAGCTACAAGGGCACGCCGTTCGTGCTGCTCGGCAACATCCACCCTGCCCTCCAGTCGAGCGTGCTCGACCAGGTCGATCGCCCCAAGCTCGTCGCCGCCGACACGATGAACTTCTGGATCCACGGCGAGCCCGCGGCGCTCGGTGCGCTCCTCAAGCGCATCGATCTCCTCATCATCAACGACGAAGAGGCGCGCGACCTGTCGGGCATCTCCAACATCTTGAAGGCGGCCGCCGACATCCGGAAGCGCGGCCCCTCGCGCCTCATCATCAAGCGCGGGGAGCACGGCGCGCTCCTCTTCGACGAGGCGGGCGTGTTCTTCGCGCCCGCGTACCCCCTCGAGACGGTCCTCGACCCCACCGGCGCGGGCGACTCGTTCGCCGGCGGCCTCATGGGCTCGCTGGCCAGCGACGGCGAGGTCACGCCCGTGGGCCTCCGGCGCGCGATGTACTTCGCGTCGGCGATGGGCTCGTTCTGCGTCGAGGACATCGGCTCGGCGCGCCTGCACCGCCTCACCCGGGCGGAGCTCGAGGACCGCGTCGAGGGCTTCCGCCGCATGGTCGATTTCGGCGGCTCGCTGAGCCTCCCGGCCCCCGCAGCGCAGAGCGGGTCGTGA